The following proteins are co-located in the Moraxella nasovis genome:
- the ppsR gene encoding posphoenolpyruvate synthetase regulatory kinase/phosphorylase PpsR has product MRSAFFISDGTAITAETLGRSLLSQFGNVKFDIKIIPYVDTPELAKEAVKRINEAHQFSKLKPLVFDTIVSDEIRTIINSADATNLDIYEGLISRIAGEIGETPDPHSGMAHGDVDSDDYKARIDAVHFALDNDDGARTTHYDGADIILVGLSRSGKTPTSLYLALQFGIRAANYPLTEEDLDTSNLPKSLQPYRHKLFGLTIDTERLVRIRQERKAGSRYASLAQCQEEQRAIQAIYTAQKIPNLNVSEMSVEEIATRILQMTGLARRIG; this is encoded by the coding sequence ATGCGTAGTGCGTTTTTTATTTCTGATGGCACGGCAATTACCGCAGAGACGCTGGGCCGCTCATTATTAAGTCAATTTGGCAATGTCAAATTTGACATCAAAATCATTCCTTATGTGGATACCCCAGAGCTTGCCAAAGAAGCTGTCAAACGTATCAATGAAGCCCACCAGTTTTCAAAATTAAAACCCCTAGTATTTGATACCATCGTCAGCGATGAGATTCGCACCATCATCAACAGTGCAGATGCCACCAATTTAGACATCTATGAAGGACTCATCAGTCGTATCGCAGGCGAAATCGGTGAAACCCCTGACCCACACTCAGGCATGGCTCATGGCGATGTTGATTCTGATGATTATAAGGCACGCATTGATGCGGTGCATTTTGCCCTAGATAATGACGATGGGGCGAGAACCACGCATTATGATGGGGCTGACATCATTCTTGTGGGGTTATCTCGCTCTGGTAAAACCCCCACATCGCTGTATCTTGCCTTACAATTTGGCATTCGTGCGGCAAACTACCCACTAACTGAAGAAGATTTAGACACAAGCAATCTACCAAAATCGCTACAACCTTATCGCCATAAGCTGTTTGGTCTGACCATTGACACCGAACGCCTAGTACGCATTCGCCAAGAGCGAAAAGCAGGCAGTCGCTATGCGTCACTTGCCCAATGCCAAGAAGAACAGCGTGCAATCCAAGCCATCTACACCGCCCAAAAAATCCCCAATCTTAATGTTTCAGAGATGAGCGTTGAAGAGATTGCCACTCGCATATTACAGATGACAGGTTTGGCACGGCGGATTGGCTAA
- a CDS encoding MBOAT family O-acyltransferase — protein MFSFLSVEFALLFIAFFAIYWACRSKPAWQNMLLLGISYVLIYLMAGVLAVLVLLVFSVLIGAIGQVLSAPNAKHKKLWLVVGVLFTLANLAFFKYYEFFREHISQVMQMQGLDSTHLVANIIFPLGISYYSFQAISYLVTIYQGKLVLPKLTLWQTLTHFSFFATISAGPITRLTDTKGLNDITGNPCGMHAQWQTSRPRHIIMPTLAFALILLALAKKWWLAGYLADQWVNPVFANPTGFHSLEVLAAIYGYTLQLFLDFSGYSEMMVAFGLLLGFRLPMNFNAPLLAHNIREFWDRWHISLSTWIRDYIYIPLGGSHHGFVRTQLNLMIAMVLSGIWHGSTLNFLFWGLLHAIAIILLNVGDLLGQKITGNPKGRNFLTSTGIFGQVVGVVVTVHFVVFAFVFFRATTFDEALMIFGALFGNHHITWTNNPMYLLFILAAAWLCYPMARTLAIKTAPMIAKIPSVLIYPLLFVGFMMVVIFAPSGIPGFIYANF, from the coding sequence ATGTTTTCGTTTTTATCCGTAGAATTTGCGTTATTATTCATCGCCTTTTTTGCAATTTATTGGGCGTGCCGCTCAAAGCCTGCTTGGCAAAATATGCTACTGCTTGGCATAAGCTATGTGCTGATTTATTTGATGGCAGGGGTGCTAGCAGTCTTGGTACTGCTTGTGTTTAGTGTGCTTATAGGTGCTATCGGACAGGTGTTATCTGCCCCAAATGCCAAACATAAAAAACTGTGGCTTGTGGTTGGTGTGTTATTTACGTTGGCAAATTTAGCATTTTTTAAGTATTATGAATTTTTTCGTGAACACATCAGTCAAGTTATGCAAATGCAGGGGCTAGATTCTACTCATTTGGTAGCTAACATCATTTTTCCGTTAGGGATTTCTTATTATTCATTCCAAGCAATCAGTTATTTGGTAACGATTTATCAAGGCAAACTTGTATTGCCAAAACTCACCCTTTGGCAGACTTTGACGCATTTTTCTTTTTTTGCGACCATTTCAGCAGGTCCAATCACACGCCTAACTGATACCAAAGGCTTAAACGACATCACAGGCAATCCGTGTGGTATGCACGCCCAATGGCAGACGAGCAGACCACGCCACATCATCATGCCGACTTTGGCATTTGCATTGATACTGCTTGCCCTTGCCAAAAAATGGTGGTTGGCAGGATACTTGGCGGATCAGTGGGTCAATCCTGTATTTGCCAATCCGACTGGCTTTCATAGTCTTGAAGTGTTGGCGGCGATTTATGGTTATACCTTGCAGTTATTTTTAGATTTTTCTGGATATAGTGAAATGATGGTGGCATTTGGGCTACTTTTAGGATTTCGCTTGCCGATGAATTTTAACGCACCGCTACTGGCTCACAACATTCGTGAGTTTTGGGACAGATGGCACATCAGCCTATCTACTTGGATTCGTGATTATATTTATATTCCGTTAGGTGGTAGTCATCATGGTTTTGTGCGGACACAGCTAAATTTGATGATTGCGATGGTATTATCTGGGATTTGGCATGGCTCAACCTTGAATTTTTTGTTTTGGGGGCTACTACACGCCATCGCTATTATTTTGCTAAATGTAGGGGATTTGCTTGGACAAAAGATAACTGGCAACCCAAAAGGACGTAATTTTTTAACGAGTACTGGCATTTTTGGTCAGGTGGTCGGCGTGGTGGTTACGGTGCATTTTGTGGTATTTGCTTTTGTGTTTTTTCGAGCAACCACCTTTGATGAAGCGTTGATGATTTTTGGGGCGTTGTTTGGTAATCATCATATTACTTGGACAAATAACCCCATGTATCTGCTCTTTATTTTGGCGGCAGCTTGGCTGTGCTATCCTATGGCACGCACGCTGGCAATCAAAACTGCCCCAATGATTGCCAAAATACCGAGTGTGCTAATTTATCCGCTATTATTTGTTGGCTTTATGATGGTGGTGATTTTTGCACCTTCTGGCATACCGGGTTTTATTTATGCCAATTTTTGA
- a CDS encoding SGNH/GDSL hydrolase family protein, with protein MTNTNNQACDKANNHKVAHVQLTKHRATTGHIMPKGSVLGALVFLMVSAAGGIWLMQNSINAYYIQTYHTPSPMASIDNPAWRLGGKIGNELYARYGVMTGHIAKFNELQVANFNANFIPTPTAKQIQQTADNPIITEPMSADTQQDALDDRQAKIAHSLTINSSQKVLFAGDSMMQGIAPHIQKHLQSLGIDSVNLSKQSTGLAYPKLFDWSKTIKEALTKDSSIKVLMVMLGPNDPWDMPASDGRYLKFDTAEWHTEYQSRMADIINFATERGVGVIWITPPNMKKAKLNQQMMILNDVMAKELDRHLVKVIDSRPIMGGVDGVYHEYLSKDGKQIKMRTGDGIHFSVAGQKILANQVQSYLIINNQP; from the coding sequence ATGACAAACACCAATAACCAAGCTTGTGACAAAGCGAATAACCATAAAGTCGCTCACGTTCAGCTAACCAAGCACCGTGCTACCACAGGGCATATCATGCCAAAAGGTTCGGTATTAGGGGCGTTGGTGTTTTTGATGGTTTCGGCGGCAGGCGGTATTTGGCTTATGCAAAATTCCATCAATGCTTATTATATACAGACTTACCACACACCAAGCCCCATGGCAAGCATAGATAATCCTGCGTGGCGATTGGGCGGTAAGATTGGTAATGAGCTGTATGCTCGCTATGGGGTGATGACTGGTCATATTGCTAAGTTTAATGAGTTGCAGGTGGCAAATTTTAATGCAAATTTTATCCCCACGCCAACTGCCAAACAGATACAGCAAACAGCGGATAATCCAATCATCACAGAGCCTATGTCGGCAGATACACAACAAGACGCACTTGATGACAGACAAGCTAAGATTGCCCACTCATTGACCATCAATTCATCCCAAAAAGTACTCTTTGCAGGCGATTCAATGATGCAAGGGATTGCCCCACACATTCAAAAACATCTGCAATCTTTGGGGATTGATTCAGTGAACCTAAGCAAACAAAGCACAGGACTTGCCTACCCAAAATTATTTGACTGGTCAAAGACCATCAAAGAAGCACTCACCAAAGACAGTAGTATCAAGGTGTTAATGGTCATGCTAGGTCCAAATGACCCTTGGGATATGCCAGCGTCTGATGGGCGTTATCTGAAGTTTGACACTGCCGAGTGGCATACTGAATATCAATCTCGCATGGCAGACATCATCAATTTTGCCACAGAGCGTGGCGTGGGTGTTATTTGGATTACGCCACCAAATATGAAAAAAGCCAAACTCAATCAGCAGATGATGATCCTAAATGACGTGATGGCAAAAGAGCTTGATCGCCATTTGGTAAAAGTCATTGACTCACGTCCTATTATGGGTGGGGTTGATGGGGTGTATCATGAGTATCTTAGCAAAGATGGCAAACAGATTAAGATGAGAACAGGCGATGGCATTCATTTTTCTGTGGCAGGACAAAAAATTCTAGCAAATCAGGTACAATCGTATCTTATCATTAACAATCAACCCTAA
- a CDS encoding GDSL-type esterase/lipase family protein, producing the protein MKNCNFTNKYNPLTTLVKSSLFLLAGLATWANANYLTNFGDPNTNQLINGLNQHSVHIVVLGDSHTAGDTMTDALRRYLQDELGDGGMGWAMPMYIKGQRMARFGYDNNAFSYVYSRTNTHENYTLGGMIAKPNTVGATLTLKPKHTESPQQLMMTLRQDAGDGVFHATDMAGRTFEIESPTKDGTWQTVSLGQVQLPITLTNANASNLAIGGWWAFNPNGRGAVVSALGINGAQLSQFNRWNTQAWQRELGVISPTVVALAYGTNEGYNAITGEQMSHELTTRIRQIRKAVPNAVVLIISAPESLKSLSGRCGVRPSTLDDVQSAQRRVAQHERTLYWDWQGYMGGVCTMKSWVNSGRASKDGVHFLATGYTQIGHQLAKDLLMLAEPKR; encoded by the coding sequence ATGAAAAATTGTAATTTTACTAATAAATATAACCCACTTACCACTTTGGTTAAGTCGTCTTTGTTCTTATTGGCAGGACTTGCGACTTGGGCAAATGCTAATTATTTGACCAACTTTGGCGACCCAAACACCAATCAGCTTATCAATGGTCTTAATCAGCATAGTGTGCATATTGTTGTGTTAGGCGACAGTCATACCGCAGGCGATACGATGACTGATGCTTTGCGTCGCTATCTACAAGATGAGCTTGGTGATGGTGGTATGGGCTGGGCGATGCCAATGTATATTAAAGGGCAACGCATGGCTCGCTTTGGCTATGATAATAATGCTTTTTCGTATGTGTATAGTCGCACTAATACTCACGAAAATTACACATTAGGGGGTATGATTGCCAAGCCTAACACAGTTGGTGCGACATTGACACTTAAACCAAAACACACCGAATCCCCCCAACAGCTGATGATGACGCTACGCCAAGACGCTGGCGATGGCGTATTTCATGCAACCGATATGGCAGGGCGGACATTTGAGATAGAAAGTCCGACCAAAGACGGCACTTGGCAGACGGTATCCTTAGGGCAAGTACAGCTTCCTATCACCCTAACCAATGCCAATGCAAGCAATTTAGCAATCGGTGGGTGGTGGGCATTTAATCCTAATGGGCGTGGGGCGGTGGTGTCTGCTTTGGGCATCAATGGGGCTCAGTTGTCGCAATTTAACCGCTGGAACACACAAGCATGGCAACGTGAGCTTGGGGTGATTTCGCCCACTGTGGTTGCTTTGGCGTATGGCACGAATGAAGGTTATAACGCCATCACAGGCGAACAGATGAGCCATGAACTAACGACTCGCATTCGCCAAATTCGCAAAGCTGTGCCTAATGCGGTCGTTTTAATCATCTCAGCACCAGAATCTTTAAAATCCTTATCTGGTCGCTGTGGCGTACGTCCTAGCACGCTTGACGATGTACAATCAGCACAAAGACGTGTCGCCCAGCACGAACGCACATTATATTGGGATTGGCAAGGCTATATGGGTGGCGTGTGTACGATGAAATCTTGGGTAAATAGCGGACGTGCCAGTAAAGACGGTGTGCATTTTTTGGCGACAGGTTATACACAAATTGGTCATCAATTGGCAAAAGATTTATTGATGCTGGCAGAACCCAAAAGATAG